From the genome of Candidatus Paceibacterota bacterium:
GTTGCCGTGCAGCAATGGAGGTGGAACGGTCATAACCTACCTCGCCAACTGCCGCCAACCCGACACCTCGCCAACATGATTGACGATGCGGTAGCGCTTGTTTTCTACATCAATGACGAGGTGAGACACCAATGTTGGCAGCAGGTTAAGCAGCTTCTTACGGGTCTCGTTATCGTCCAGTTGCTTGTGGAGCTGTTCAATGGCCTTGACCATAGCAGCCTCTTGTTTGCTGCCGGCATAACCAGCCCCGAGCTTGACGAAGCCAGCCAACGCCGCCTTAATGCTTTCCAGAGCCATGGGAGCCGCCGCGCTCGTCATCATCTTCAGGTTAGAGGCTTCCAACTCCCGGCCCGCCGCCTCACGTTCCTTCACCAATGCCGTCAGCTTCGCTTCCACAGCCTTCACAGGCAACTTTCCAATCAAAGAGGCTGCATCCTCCAGTGCCTTGTCCAAGTCTCTTATACGGGCTTTGAGAGCCGCTACGGTGCCATTGGATTTCACCGTCTGCTTACCGAGCAACACTGCCGGGTGCTCTTGCAGGAATAGTCCAAAGAAGTCTAGCTCCAGTAACCGGATTCTAACAACGCCATGAACATCGCATTCACCCGTGCGCTTGCCCTTGCAAGAATAGAACGCGTGGTTCGTAGTTATCGTCCCGCCGCACTTCGCACACTTGCAGCGATTGCGGAATAGATTGGCAACGTAATCGCTATTAGGATTACCGCCCCGGCGGTTGCTGTTATCGGCCAGCTTGGCCCGTAGCTTCTGGTATTCGGCATCCGATATGACGGCAGGGTAATACCGTTCCAGCCTCACGCCCTTTATGGTCTTGTGGCCAGTCAGACTCTCGTGCTTGAGCAAGTGGCTGATTGTTCCCTGGCTCCATCGGCCACCCATGAGCGAAGGCACTTGGTCACGAATCAGACCCTTGGCGATTGTCGCCATGCTGGCCCCTCCAATGTATTCGGCGGCAATGCGCCGGATGGTGTTGGCGTGGGCATTGAGGCTGAACTCCCCGGCATGGCCCTTTGCGCCGTGGAAATCCACCCATTTGGGTTGCCATCCCCCCAGGTTCATCGGCCTACCCTTTGCGCACTCCGCGAGACGCAGAGAGAATGCCTTGCCGATACGGCTGCTCATGCCCGAACTGTATTCATTGGCAGCAGCCATTTCAATCAGGGCCATCATGGCCAGCGCTTGGTTCCTGCGGATAGCGTCCAGAGTGTAGTGCTGATGGGCAACGCACGAATAAATCTCAATGCCGCTCTGGAGCAGGTTGAGCCACACTGGAAAAACAACGTCATAGTAGTTCCTGCTGAACCGGTCGAGCTTCTCAATGATGAGCACGGAGCCGCGCTTTATGTCCCCGCTCTGGACCCGCTTTAGAAATGCGCCCAGGTTGCCAACGTGCATGTTGGCCGCCAGCCGTTCATCGCCAGCGACCTTGAACGCGCTCACGCCGGCATCGGGAGGCAGGTCCACCAGTTGCCAGCCATTGGCCGCGCAGACCTCCTGAGCCATTTCTCGTTGCCGCGCGAGGCTGGAGCCGTCACTCTGCTGGCGCGATGAGAACCGCCTGTACGAATACGCTACTTTCATTGCTGTTCTATTTGTCATGGCGCAAAGATTACACCGATATACTCATTTGTCAATACCGCTTCAGCACCACCGATCCGACCATCGAGGCAACGCAACATCATGTCGAAGGGATCGTTGCCAACATGGATGACTATCGGCGCATTCGGCCGCAGTTGTTTCCTTCTCACGACGCGGCCATTGCCGGCATGAGCGCCTGGGCGGAGCGCCAACGGCTGGGCCGGGCCGTGGTGTGGTGCACCCTCGAAGGCTTCTTCTGGTTCCCACGCACACTGATGGGATTCGAGAAGCTCATGTATGCCTTCGCCGACCAACCAGAGCTGCTGCATGAGATTAACCGCGACCTTCTCGCTTTTAACTTCAGCCTGCTGGACAAGATCCTCAAGGTATGTGTCCCAACGTTCATCACCATAGCCGAGGACATGTCCTACAACCACGGTCCGATGGTTTCGAAGCAGACATTCGAGGAAGCGGTGGCCCCGTATTATCGCCAGCTTGTGCCTCGGCTGCTGGAACGCAACATCATGCCGTTCATTGATACCGACGGGGATATCACACTCCTGGTCCCCTGGTTCGCAGAGCTGGGCGTGGACGGGTTCCTCCCCCTGGAACGACAAGCCGGCGTGGATGGCATGCGCCTGCGCCAGCGTTACCCGCGCCTGCGGATGATCGGCCATTTCGACAAGATGACCATGAACCGCGGCGAGGCCGCCATGCGCGGCGAGTTCGAGCGGTTGGTGCCGCTGATGAAGACCGGCGGTTTCATTCCGAGCGTGGACCATCAAACGCCGCCTGGCGTTTCGCTGAATGAATACCGCGTCTATCTGCGGCTGCTGAAAGAGTATATGGCCACAGGAAAACCATGAACCGGCCATGAAGAACACACTTCTGATTCCCCTCGTCGCAGTTGCCCTTCTGGGTCCCGACTCAATCCCCGCCGCCGATTCTCTCGAACAGGGCTTCGCGCACCCATCGGAATCCACCAAACCCTGGTGCTACTGGTACTGGATTACCGACAACATCTCACGCGAGGGCATCACCAAGGATCTCGAAGCGATGCAGCGCGTCGGGATCAGTCAGGCCTTGATCGGGAACATCTACCTCGATGAGGTAAAGCACGGCACGGTGAAAGCACTTACCGAGGAATGGTGGGGCATGATCGAACACGCCATCCGGGAGGGCGGCCGGGTTGGCGTGGATGTCGGCCTGTTCAATTGCCCTGGCTGGAGCCAGTCCGGCGGACCGTGGATCAAACCCGAGCAAGCAATGCGTTACCTGGTCAGCACCGAGCGCCGCGTTGCGGGCCCGCTTCGGTTCAGGGAGAAGTTGCCGGCGCCCCTCGAGCCGTTCCAGGATGTCGCCGTGCTGGCGTTTCCCGCACCGCAGATGGACGGCAGCACGATTGCCGCCCATGGACCCCGCGTGGGCTGCAACCCGGCAGTAGATCGCCCCGAGCGCATGCTGGATGGCGACCGCAAATCGGCCGTTGTAATCCCCAAGGGAACAGCGCAGGGCGGAGCCTCTTTCACCGTGGACATCGAAGTGACGGAGCCATTCACCGCGCGCAGCCTGGTGCTGTATCCGGCTGAGATGCCATTCTCCGCCCAGTGCGAGTTGCAGGCTGCGGGCGAGGACGGCACGTTCCGCAAAGTTCGACAGTTCCCGCTCGACCGCTCAAACACGAACATTCACGTCGGTTTCATGCCTTACGGGCCAGTAGCCGTCGTCTTCCCCGCGGAAACGGCGAAACGCTTTAGACTCATCTTCACCGAGCTTCGCAACAAAGGCGGGCTGGCCGAAATCGAGCTAACCGGCGCGGCGCGCGTCGAGCGGTTCGTCGAGAAGCAACTCGGCAAGATGCATCCCACACCGCTGCCGATGTGGGACACGTACCTCTGGCCCAAGCCGGCTGAGCCGGACTCGCCAGCCTTAACTGTAGCGCCCGACGCAGTAATCAACCTTAGCGACAAGATGGCCGCCGACGGCAGACTCAACTGGGACGTGCCGACAGGCGAATGGATAATACTTCGCACTGGTCTGACCCCAACCGGCATCCGGAACGCCCCCGCCTCACCCGAAGGCCAGGGCCTCGAAGTGGACAAGATGAACCGTGCCGCCGCCCAGGCCCATTTTGACGCCTTCATCGGGAAGCTCCTTCAGCGCATGCCGAAGACCGACCGCAAGGCCTTCAAGTATGTCATCGCCGACAGCTACGAAATGGGCTCGCAGAACTGGACTGACGGCTTCGACGAGTTGTTCCGCCAGCGCTACGGCTACGACCCGCGTCCGTGGCTCCCAGTGCTCAGTGGCCGGCTCGTCGGCGGGGCCGATCAATCCGAGCGGTTCCTTTGGGACCTGCGGCGGCTGGTGGCCGACCGCGTTGCCTACGACTACGTCGGCGGATTGCGCGACGCCTGCCACCGGCACGGACTCAAACTGTGGCTGGAGAACTACGGGCACTGGGGCTACCCGGCGGAGTTCCTCCAATACGGCGGTCAGGCCGACGAAGTGGGCGGCGAATTCTGGGCTACCGGCGAGCTGGGCAGCATCGAGCTGCGCTGCGCTGCTTCCGCGGCGCATACATACGGCAAACCCATCGTCCACGCCGAAGCCTTCACCAGCGGGGTGCTGTTCGAAAGCACCCCCTGGTCGCTCAAGCGCCGAGGCGATTGGGCACTCACCGAGGGCATCAACCATTGGGTGTTGCACGTTTACATTCACCAGCCGTGGGACGACCGCCGGCCCGGCGTGAATGCCTGGTTCAGCACCGAATTCAACCGCAACAACGCCTGGTTCGAGCAGGGCCGTGAGTTTATTGACTACTATCGCCGCTGCGATTTTCTGCTCCAAGAAGGCCATCACGTGGCAGACGTGGCCTACTTCATCGGCGAGGACACGCCGAAAATGACGGGTATCCGCAAACCCGCGCTGCCGCCGGGCTACAACTTCGACTACATCAATGCCGAAGTGATCGAACGGAGGCTGAAGGTCAAGAACGGCCGCTTCGTCCTGCCGGACGGCATGTCCTATCGCCTACTGGTGCTGCCCGAATTGGAGAGCATGCGCCCCGAGTTACTGGCGAAGCTTCGTGAGCTTGTCCGAGCCGGCGGGAACATCCTCGGCCCCCCGCCCTCCCGCTCGCCGAGCCTGGAAGATTATCCTCAATGCGACGTGCGGGTGCGGAACCTGGCCGCCGAATTGTGGGGCAAGCCCGTTCAGCCCGGCCCTGGCGATCCCTCAGGCCCCGCGCAACACCCATTTGGCAAGGGCCGTGTGTTCCGCGCCGCCGAACTCCAGCCAGTACTTGACGCGCTGGGTGTGCCTCCCGACTTCACCGGGCCCGACCCCAGGCAAATTCTCTGGACCCACCGGTCCAGCCGGGAAGCCGAGATCTACTTCATCTCCAACCAGGGGGAACAGGCGGCTGCCACCGCGCCCACCTTTCGCGTACAGGGCAAAGAGCCGGAGCTTTGGGACGCCGTCAGCGGGCGAGTGGTGAAGCCTGCG
Proteins encoded in this window:
- a CDS encoding recombinase family protein, whose amino-acid sequence is MKVAYSYRRFSSRQQSDGSSLARQREMAQEVCAANGWQLVDLPPDAGVSAFKVAGDERLAANMHVGNLGAFLKRVQSGDIKRGSVLIIEKLDRFSRNYYDVVFPVWLNLLQSGIEIYSCVAHQHYTLDAIRRNQALAMMALIEMAAANEYSSGMSSRIGKAFSLRLAECAKGRPMNLGGWQPKWVDFHGAKGHAGEFSLNAHANTIRRIAAEYIGGASMATIAKGLIRDQVPSLMGGRWSQGTISHLLKHESLTGHKTIKGVRLERYYPAVISDAEYQKLRAKLADNSNRRGGNPNSDYVANLFRNRCKCAKCGGTITTNHAFYSCKGKRTGECDVHGVVRIRLLELDFFGLFLQEHPAVLLGKQTVKSNGTVAALKARIRDLDKALEDAASLIGKLPVKAVEAKLTALVKEREAAGRELEASNLKMMTSAAAPMALESIKAALAGFVKLGAGYAGSKQEAAMVKAIEQLHKQLDDNETRKKLLNLLPTLVSHLVIDVENKRYRIVNHVGEVSGWRQLAR
- a CDS encoding uroporphyrinogen decarboxylase family protein, which encodes MRTACTNTLLSLLFYLSWRKDYTDILICQYRFSTTDPTIEATQHHVEGIVANMDDYRRIRPQLFPSHDAAIAGMSAWAERQRLGRAVVWCTLEGFFWFPRTLMGFEKLMYAFADQPELLHEINRDLLAFNFSLLDKILKVCVPTFITIAEDMSYNHGPMVSKQTFEEAVAPYYRQLVPRLLERNIMPFIDTDGDITLLVPWFAELGVDGFLPLERQAGVDGMRLRQRYPRLRMIGHFDKMTMNRGEAAMRGEFERLVPLMKTGGFIPSVDHQTPPGVSLNEYRVYLRLLKEYMATGKP
- a CDS encoding glycosyl hydrolase, translated to MKNTLLIPLVAVALLGPDSIPAADSLEQGFAHPSESTKPWCYWYWITDNISREGITKDLEAMQRVGISQALIGNIYLDEVKHGTVKALTEEWWGMIEHAIREGGRVGVDVGLFNCPGWSQSGGPWIKPEQAMRYLVSTERRVAGPLRFREKLPAPLEPFQDVAVLAFPAPQMDGSTIAAHGPRVGCNPAVDRPERMLDGDRKSAVVIPKGTAQGGASFTVDIEVTEPFTARSLVLYPAEMPFSAQCELQAAGEDGTFRKVRQFPLDRSNTNIHVGFMPYGPVAVVFPAETAKRFRLIFTELRNKGGLAEIELTGAARVERFVEKQLGKMHPTPLPMWDTYLWPKPAEPDSPALTVAPDAVINLSDKMAADGRLNWDVPTGEWIILRTGLTPTGIRNAPASPEGQGLEVDKMNRAAAQAHFDAFIGKLLQRMPKTDRKAFKYVIADSYEMGSQNWTDGFDELFRQRYGYDPRPWLPVLSGRLVGGADQSERFLWDLRRLVADRVAYDYVGGLRDACHRHGLKLWLENYGHWGYPAEFLQYGGQADEVGGEFWATGELGSIELRCAASAAHTYGKPIVHAEAFTSGVLFESTPWSLKRRGDWALTEGINHWVLHVYIHQPWDDRRPGVNAWFSTEFNRNNAWFEQGREFIDYYRRCDFLLQEGHHVADVAYFIGEDTPKMTGIRKPALPPGYNFDYINAEVIERRLKVKNGRFVLPDGMSYRLLVLPELESMRPELLAKLRELVRAGGNILGPPPSRSPSLEDYPQCDVRVRNLAAELWGKPVQPGPGDPSGPAQHPFGKGRVFRAAELQPVLDALGVPPDFTGPDPRQILWTHRSSREAEIYFISNQGEQAAATAPTFRVQGKEPELWDAVSGRVVKPAVFELTKAGIRVPIQLEPRGSLFVVFRERVGKTPAVAQVSRNNEVILSTAPNPVQTQASMNHRNAVNNFGITGWVKPAADIALPDETNSGVFTHLPRNDAVVPAHGASAFSDPTHACAGISAGRNGVCVYEHSGDYFAPLLVYRTPLTNWTHLAVVYQDSTPSLYLNGKPVRQGLKSRFTVHSGLSVDPSGSASFKGDLASFRDFGRALDVAEIAELAKSQPPAAAALPAIVLARGKKRTLEAEVSAPGRYAIKFTNGRSQSLEVPALPPPTEILGPWIVHLPENMDVPTQLELDKLMSLTDHPNESIRYFSGTATYKCAFELAADRLQHGQRLWLELGRVESLAEVILNGKQLGVLWKPPLSLDLTDAAKSGMNQLEVRVTGTWRNRLIGAAKYPDGFPGGRMQFKPWLGVSLNLRPDEAPPPFGLIGPVHLRTTWRAEIAPN